Proteins encoded in a region of the Hypomesus transpacificus isolate Combined female chromosome 17, fHypTra1, whole genome shotgun sequence genome:
- the chst12a gene encoding carbohydrate sulfotransferase 12, giving the protein MGKSRLFRISLILGSVFMILFIILYWDDVGASHFYLHTPVSPISPPGPRTPRPPQPAPLTPHVPSFLSDIDAFVNQFLEGTSDPTETAPQEPINQSERAEERYVPPREWKIHAGPVAPEQRQRQDARRQRLQELCHDDAVSFPGKNRTFDDIPNKELDHLIVDDRHGIIYCYVPKVACSNWKRIMIVLSESMLLDGVPYREPSAVPRDMVHNSSLHFTFNKFWKRYGKFSRHLMKVKLQKYTKFLFVRDPFVRLISAFRNKFQLRNEEFYKRFSQVILRRYGNHSDLPTSVDEAFAAKLRPSFSQFIQYLLDPQTETEMPFNEHWRQVYRLCHPCQIQYDFVGHLETVEEDAEHLLRILKVDNVVEFPTSHRNLTASSWEADWFSTVPLVARRELYRLYEPDFRLFGYEKPESLLND; this is encoded by the exons ATGGGGAAGTCCCGGCTGTTCCGGATCTCTCTGATCCTGGGTTCCGTCTTCATGATCCTGTTCATCATCCTCTACTGGGACGATGTTGGGGCCTCCCACTTCTACCTGCACACCCCCGTCtcccctatctccccccccgGGCCCAGgaccccccggcccccccagcccgcccccctcaccccccacgtcccctccttcctgtccgACATCGACGCCTTCGTCAACCAGTTCCTGGAGGGGACCTCCGACCCCACCGAGACCGCGCCGCAGGAACCCATCAACCAATCGGAGCGTGCTGAGGAGCGCTACGTGCCTCCGAGGGAGTGGAAGATCCACGCGGGCCCCGTGGCGCCGGAGCAGAGGCAGCGGCAGGACGCTCGCCGGCAGAGGCTGCAGGAGCTGTGCCACGACGACGCTGTCAGCTTCCCCGGGAAGAACCGGACGTTCGACGACATCCCCAACAAGGAGCTGGACCACCTGATAGTGGACGACCGGCACGGCATCATCTACTGCTACGTACCCAAG GTGGCGTGCAGTAACTGGAAGCGCATCATGATCGTTCTGAGTGAGAGCATGCTCCTGGATGGGGTGCCTTACCGTGAGCCCTCGGCCGTGCCCCGGGACATGGTCCACAACAGCAGCCTGCACTTCACCTTCAACAAGTTCTGGAAACGCTACGGCAAGTTTTCCCGCCACCTCATGAAG GTGAAGCTTCAGAAGTACACCAAGTTCCTGTTTGTCAGGGACCCTTTCGTCCGTCTCATCTCCGCCTTCCGGAACAAGTTCCAGCTGCGCAACGAGGAGTTCTACAAACGCTTCTCCCAGGTCATACTCCGGCGCTACGGCAACCACTCAGACCTGCCCACCTCGGTGGACGAGGCCTTTGCCGCGAAGCTCCgcccctccttctcccagtTCATCCAGTACCTGCTGGACCCCCAGACGGAGACAGAAATGCCCTTTAACGAGCACTGGCGCCAGGTGTACCGGCTGTGCCATCCGTGTCAGATCCAGTATGACTTTGTGGGCCACCTGGAGACGGTGGAGGAGGACGCGGAGCACCTGCTGAGGATCCTGAAGGTGGACAACGTGGTGGAGTTCCCCACCTCTCACAGGAACCTGACAGCCAGCAGCTGGGAGGCCGACTGGTTCAGCACAGTGCCCCTAGTGGCCCGGAGGGAACTGTACAGGCTCTATGAGCCAGACTTCAGACTGTTTGGATATGAAAAACCTGAGTCACTTCTAAATGACTGA